The Campylobacter armoricus sequence ATATGTTCCCATCGGCTTTAATTCAAGGCGATCCTGCTCCTGGTTATACCTCAGGACAAGCTATTGATACAATAGCACAAGTTGCAAAAGAAACTTTGGGAGAAGATTATTCTATCGCTTGGGCGGGTTCTGCTTATCAAGAAGTTACAAGTAGTGGTGCTGGTCAAATAGCATTTATGTTAGGACTTTTATTTGTATTTTTAATTTTAGCAGCCCAATATGAAAGATGGCTTATGCCTTTAGCAGTAATTACTGCTGTGCCTTTTGCGGTATTTGGTTCTTTACTTTTTGTGTGGCTTAGAGGGATAGAAAATGATATATATTTTCAAACAGGACTTTTACTTTTAATAGGACTTTCTGCCAAAAATGCAATTTTGATTGTAGAATTTGCTATGGAAGAACATCTTAAAAAAGGGAAAAGTATTTTTGAAGCATCTATTAGTGCGGCAAAATTAAGATTTAGACCTATTGTTATGACTTCACTGGCATTTATCTGTGGAATTTTACCACTTTTCTTTGCTTATGGAGCAGGAAGTGCAAGCCGTCATGCAATAGGCACAGGCGTTATAGGTGGAATGATAGCAGCTTCTACTATAGCCATTTTCTTTGTGCCTTTATTTTTCTACTTATTAGAAAGTTTCAACAAATGGCTTGATGAAAAAAGAGGTAAAAAACATGTATAAATTGATAATATTTGCAAGTTGTTTTTTAATAACAGCTTGCAGTTTAAAACCAAATTTAGAAATTAAAGATATAAACTACACCAAAAGTTTAGATCAAAACATTACCATCAATAAACAATGGTGGAAAGCTTTTGATGATATTTATTTAAATGCTTTAATAAATCAAGCTTTAAAAAATAACAATGATTTGCAAATTGCATATATAAATCTACAAAAAGCATATGAAACCTTAGGCATAGCAAGAAGTGATTTACTTCCTAAGCTAGATGGGAGTGCTAGCGGAGCAAGAGCAAAAACTAGTATTAATGCTTCAAACAACAAAAGCAATGAATTTGTCTATGGTAATAATTTTAATATGGGTTTAAATTTAAGCTATGAAATCGATTTATGGGGCAAATATAGAGATACTTATAATGCTTCAAAGGCAAAATTACAGGCAAGCGAATTTGACTATGAAAGTGCTAGACTTAGCTTAATCTCGAATGTAATAAAAACTTATTTTAACTTAGCAAGCTTAAGCGAACAAGTAAAAATATTAGAAGAAACTACTCAAAGTTATCAAAAAACATATGAATTAAAATTAGAACACTTTAAACTTGGGGTAATTAGTGAATATGAGCTTAATAAATTTAAAGCTGAACTTGAAAATTCAAGAGTTTTACTTACAAATGCAAAAATTCAAAAAGAAGCTAATGTAAAAGCTTTAAAAATCTTAACCTCAAATAATATTGATGATATACTTTATAATGGCATAGAATATAAAAAAATAGGACAATACGATCTTAGCATACCAGAAGGTATAGGCAGTGAAATTTTACTTCAAAGACCAGATGTTCAAGCTAGCTTAAAAACTTTGGAAGAAAAAAATTATCTTGTAGGAGTTGCAAGAACTGCATTTTTGCCAAATCTTTCTTTAACTGGACTTTTGGGTTTTCAAAGCAATGATTTAGATCTTTTGGTTAAACATGGAAGTAATACTTGGAATATAGCAGGAAATTTTGCAATGCCAATTTTTCATTGGGGCGAAATCGTAAATAATGTCAATATTGCAAAACTTACTAAAGATGAAGCATTTTTGCAATATGAGAATACTTTAAAAACAGCCTTTGGAGAGATAAGACTTGCTTTATTTAACCGCCAAAGTTATTATGAAAATGAGCAAAATTATAAAAATCTTTTTATGGCTCAAAGTAAAATTTATGAAATTTCTACTTTAAGATATGAAAATGGTGTAATTAATTTAGCTGATTTTTTACAAGATCAAAGAAATTACTTAAGCGCCAAACTTTCTTATACCAACTCTTCTTATGAGCTTGCAAATTCCTTAGTAGATGTTATGAAAGCTTTTGGCGGAGGATTTAACGCTAAAGAAGAATCAAAAGAAAACATCAAAGCTATGGAAGAAAACTTTTATAACAACTAAGTCTTTAAGGCTTAGTTGTTTTTGAATTGTTGTCATCTACTACATAATGATAACATTTCTTTGGTGGCACAGTAAAATCAAGTTTTTCAATAGCTTCTTCAAAAGGGATGCAATTAGCTATATTTGCAAAAAGGATAAATACTAAAATTACTTTTTTCATAAATCATCAATGCATTTGAATTTGAATTCTTTGATTGAAATTATTATTTCCTCTATCTTTTGGGCTATTATGCTCAAAACGATAACGCATACTGCCTGAAACATTCACATCTTGAAAAATTTCATCTAAAGGTGCAGAATTTAACATACTTATAAATCCTAGTAAAAATACAAAAAATACTATAAAAATCTTTTTCATTATAAAGCCTTTGTAAAAATATGATACAATTATATTCTTTTTTAAACAACTACAAAACAAAAATTAGGAAAACGATGAATTTTTTACAAAATCTAGCTCTATCTTACTCTCATAAAGCTATGCAAAAATCTTTAGAGAATGGTTTTGATGTGAAACTTTTAAAAGAAGGACAAGAAAAAAAAATAAATACCAACAAAACCTATATGCTTTATGCACATATACCATTTTGTCATACTTTTTGTCCCTATTGTAGTTTTCATAAATACTATTATGATGAAAATTTAGCAAAAAGATATTTTGAAAGCTTAAGAGAAGAAATCAAGCAAATCAAAGATAAAGGATTTAATTTTACTTCGATGTATGTTGGTGGGGGAACCACTTTAATTAATGAAGAAGAACTAGCTAAAACATTAGAACTTTGTAAAAAACTTTTTGACATTAAAGAAATTTCTTGCGAAACTGATCCAAATCATATTAATCCTAAAAAGTTAGAAATGTTTAAAGGGCTTATAGATCGTTTAAGTTGTGGCATACAAAGCTTTGATGATGATACACTAAAAAAAGTCGCAAGATACAATAAATTTGGCTCAAGCAAAGAGCTTCAAGAAAAGCTTTCTAAAGCTATAGGCGCACTTCCTATTATGAGTATTGATTTAATATTTAATTTTCCTTCTCAAACCAAAGAACAATTACTAAATGACTTAGAAATAGCCAAAAATTTAAAACCTCAGCAAATTACAACTTATCCTTTAATGAAATCAAATCTAACAAAGGATAATATTGCTAAAACTTTAGGTGTAAGTTTTAAAGATAATGAATTTGAATTTTATAAAATCATTACAGATTATTTTAAAGACTATGAAAGAAATAATGCTTGGTCTTTCTCGCTAGAAAAAAATACTTTTAATGATGAATATGTTAGCTCTCATCATGAGTATTTGGGTGTAGGAAGTGGAGCTTTTAGCTTTTTAGATGGAGAACTTTTAATCAATGCTTTTAACTTGAATGATTATTCTAAACTCATAAAAGAAAAACAAAACGCAAATATTGCTAAAGCTAATTTTGGTAAAAAAGAAATCATAAAATATGTCTTTTTAACCGAAATGTTTGCAGGAAAGATTGAAATAGATAAATTTAATAAAACTTTAAATTGTAATCTAGAAAAAGATCTTTTTGTAGAACTTTTAGGACTCAAATTAAGCGGTGCTATAATAAAAGAAAATAATGCTTTATATACAAGCGAATTTGGGCGTTATTTATTTATGGTTTTAATGAAAGATTTTTACACAGGTATGGATTTAGTTCGTGCAGTATTTAGAGATGATAAACGCCTCCAAAACAAAGATCATATTAGCATAATGCATGAAAATGTAGATCCACTTAATTTTAAAAGTATGGAATTTAAAGAGTAAAAGCCTTAAAAAGGCTTTTACTAAAATGGTCTTATCACCATCATAATAGCAATAATTATAAATAATATCGTTGGAATTTCATTATAAGCTCTAAAGAATTTGCCACTTTTTTTACAAGTGTCATTTTGAAGTTGCTTATAATAATAATAATTTTGAAAATGATAAATAATTAAAAGCAAAGCACAGGTTAATTTAGCATGCATATATCCACCTACCATTAACACATCTTTATTGGCTATCATCATCAAGCTTCCAGTGATTGCTGTTGCAATCATTGCAGGGGTTTGGATATAAAAGTATAATTTCTTCTCTTGAATTTTCACTACCTCTACAAAGCCTTTATTTTCTTTATGTTCTGTATGATATACAAAAAGTCTTGGCAAATAAAACATTCCAGCCATCCAAGAAACAAAAGCTAAATAATGCACCATCTTAATCCACAAATACCATTCGTTTAAAAAATCTAACATTTTTCTCCTTTTTTATTAAAAATTTCTTTTATTAAAATCAAAGCCACACTAATGTTTATCATCACATCAGCAAAATTAAACACAGCAAACTCAAACCACTTATGCCAAAAAACAAAATCCACTACACCAATATGTATAAAACGATCGAGTAAATTTGAGCACCCTGCAGAAAGCATAATAGCAAAAGC is a genomic window containing:
- a CDS encoding coproporphyrinogen III oxidase family protein; this encodes MNFLQNLALSYSHKAMQKSLENGFDVKLLKEGQEKKINTNKTYMLYAHIPFCHTFCPYCSFHKYYYDENLAKRYFESLREEIKQIKDKGFNFTSMYVGGGTTLINEEELAKTLELCKKLFDIKEISCETDPNHINPKKLEMFKGLIDRLSCGIQSFDDDTLKKVARYNKFGSSKELQEKLSKAIGALPIMSIDLIFNFPSQTKEQLLNDLEIAKNLKPQQITTYPLMKSNLTKDNIAKTLGVSFKDNEFEFYKIITDYFKDYERNNAWSFSLEKNTFNDEYVSSHHEYLGVGSGAFSFLDGELLINAFNLNDYSKLIKEKQNANIAKANFGKKEIIKYVFLTEMFAGKIEIDKFNKTLNCNLEKDLFVELLGLKLSGAIIKENNALYTSEFGRYLFMVLMKDFYTGMDLVRAVFRDDKRLQNKDHISIMHENVDPLNFKSMEFKE
- a CDS encoding efflux transporter outer membrane subunit, whose amino-acid sequence is MYKLIIFASCFLITACSLKPNLEIKDINYTKSLDQNITINKQWWKAFDDIYLNALINQALKNNNDLQIAYINLQKAYETLGIARSDLLPKLDGSASGARAKTSINASNNKSNEFVYGNNFNMGLNLSYEIDLWGKYRDTYNASKAKLQASEFDYESARLSLISNVIKTYFNLASLSEQVKILEETTQSYQKTYELKLEHFKLGVISEYELNKFKAELENSRVLLTNAKIQKEANVKALKILTSNNIDDILYNGIEYKKIGQYDLSIPEGIGSEILLQRPDVQASLKTLEEKNYLVGVARTAFLPNLSLTGLLGFQSNDLDLLVKHGSNTWNIAGNFAMPIFHWGEIVNNVNIAKLTKDEAFLQYENTLKTAFGEIRLALFNRQSYYENEQNYKNLFMAQSKIYEISTLRYENGVINLADFLQDQRNYLSAKLSYTNSSYELANSLVDVMKAFGGGFNAKEESKENIKAMEENFYNN
- the hemJ gene encoding protoporphyrinogen oxidase HemJ, which gives rise to MLDFLNEWYLWIKMVHYLAFVSWMAGMFYLPRLFVYHTEHKENKGFVEVVKIQEKKLYFYIQTPAMIATAITGSLMMIANKDVLMVGGYMHAKLTCALLLIIYHFQNYYYYKQLQNDTCKKSGKFFRAYNEIPTILFIIIAIMMVIRPF
- a CDS encoding mini-MOMP protein; its protein translation is MKKIFIVFFVFLLGFISMLNSAPLDEIFQDVNVSGSMRYRFEHNSPKDRGNNNFNQRIQIQMH